A genomic region of Bactrocera dorsalis isolate Fly_Bdor chromosome 3, ASM2337382v1, whole genome shotgun sequence contains the following coding sequences:
- the LOC105228906 gene encoding longitudinals lacking protein, isoforms A/B/D/L: MDMYPILGSLLGVDTSVTASGASLPGTSASLTTRRQEPPATNLYGYLNNNSRGVASQLQRENFMQCKHCNRYYKSHQKLQEHVRKYCLKKKKYKCISCEYRSRRKDHVLRHAKRKHCELYEASRDNEESLYEIRTEEEGDDPARYEEHTLDYDGVYGEGDGEVEGMPVNALLDVEYFGFGLGSRDLTITAVPILQESDDDDDDNYDDEDD; encoded by the exons atgG ACATGTATCCCATACTCGGCAGTCTCCTGGGCGTTGATACGAGCGTGACCGCGTCTGGCGCCTCGTTGCCCGGCACCTCCGCCTCCCTCACAACACGCCGGCAGGAGCCGCCAGCGACTAATTTATACGgttatttgaataataataGCAGAGGTGTGGCGTCGCAGCTGCAGCGTGAGAACTTCATGCAGTGCAAGCATTGCAACCGTTATTATAAGTCGCATCAGAAGCTGCAGGAGCATGTGCGCAAATATTGtctgaaaaagaaaaagtacAAGTGCATTTCGTGTGAGTATCGATCGCGCCGCAAAGATCATGTGTTGCGTCATGCGAAGCGTAAGCATTGTGAGCTGTATGAGGCGTCACGTGACAACGAAGAGAGTCTTTATGAGATACGCACCGAAGAGGAAGGTGACGATCCAGCCCGCTATGAGGAGCATACGTTGGACTATGATGGTGTCTATGGTGAGGGCGACGGTGAGGTTGAGGGCATGCCGGTTAACGCCTTACTCGATGTGGAATATTTTGGCTTCGGCCTGGGCAGCAGAGACCTGACCATTACCGCTGTGCCCATTTTGCAGGAAAGTGATGACGATGACGACGATAACTATGATGATGAAGATGATTGA